A window from Acidimicrobiales bacterium encodes these proteins:
- a CDS encoding DUF5719 family protein, which translates to MSRRWPALVLVVALLVGGLLLTGDGGEDDAGRPTDPATLLPVAAPADALGSVWFCAGQTAGDGTMADGTVVVANVGDASAVGRIEVVSEAGTRAGRALEVPARTTRRVRVADVLEAEWASARVEVDGGTVVVEHEVVGPRGRDVAACQTTASERAYLPSGATTRDATMRLAIYNPYPDAATVDLAFATTDARRRTPSDFQGLPVAAQSMIVVDVTPVVTVVPVAAATVTTRRGRVVVERIQTYDGEGASTTEEEADAEAYRPDGLALTPAVSDPRPVWSFPAGVRSAVAHERVVVFNPGDEEAEVEVEVALEDPARNGTVGPFPLTVPAGEFASLALDEAGSVPEGLTHSLVVRSVDGVPVVAERWIDAAGEEASYVGVATSTGSPVAAPRWAFASGRRAADEERGRVVVTNPGDAEVTVAVTAVGDGQEVPVPGGRVTLAPGARHEVELDDLEGARLSLVVEASGPVVAERRLMAQGAAGADDEEGEQGRGASVAVGIPLPPGLRPLR; encoded by the coding sequence GTGAGCCGGCGCTGGCCCGCCCTGGTGCTGGTGGTCGCCCTGCTGGTGGGAGGCCTGCTCCTGACCGGTGACGGCGGGGAGGACGACGCCGGCCGCCCCACCGACCCCGCCACCCTGCTGCCGGTGGCCGCCCCGGCCGACGCCCTGGGCTCGGTGTGGTTCTGCGCCGGGCAGACGGCGGGCGACGGCACCATGGCCGACGGCACGGTGGTGGTGGCCAACGTCGGCGACGCGTCGGCCGTGGGCCGCATCGAAGTGGTCAGCGAGGCCGGCACCCGGGCCGGGCGGGCCCTGGAGGTCCCGGCCCGGACCACCCGCCGGGTCCGGGTGGCCGACGTCCTGGAGGCCGAGTGGGCCTCGGCCCGGGTCGAGGTCGACGGCGGCACCGTGGTGGTCGAGCACGAGGTGGTCGGGCCCCGGGGCCGCGACGTGGCCGCCTGCCAGACCACGGCGTCGGAGCGGGCCTACCTCCCCTCGGGGGCCACCACCCGCGACGCCACGATGCGCCTGGCCATCTACAACCCGTACCCCGACGCGGCCACCGTCGACCTGGCCTTCGCCACCACCGATGCCCGGCGCCGCACCCCCTCGGACTTCCAGGGCCTGCCGGTGGCCGCCCAGTCGATGATCGTGGTCGACGTCACCCCGGTGGTCACCGTGGTGCCGGTGGCCGCAGCCACCGTCACCACCCGCCGGGGCCGGGTGGTGGTCGAGCGCATCCAGACCTACGACGGCGAGGGGGCCAGCACCACCGAGGAGGAGGCCGACGCCGAGGCCTACCGCCCCGACGGACTGGCCCTCACCCCGGCGGTGAGCGACCCCCGCCCGGTGTGGTCCTTCCCCGCCGGGGTCCGCTCCGCCGTGGCCCACGAGCGGGTGGTGGTGTTCAACCCGGGGGACGAGGAGGCCGAGGTCGAGGTGGAGGTGGCCCTGGAGGACCCGGCCCGGAACGGCACCGTGGGCCCCTTCCCCCTGACCGTGCCGGCCGGGGAGTTCGCCTCCCTCGCCCTGGACGAGGCCGGGTCGGTGCCCGAGGGCCTGACCCACTCGCTGGTGGTCCGCTCCGTCGACGGCGTGCCGGTGGTGGCCGAGCGGTGGATCGACGCGGCCGGCGAGGAGGCCTCCTACGTCGGGGTGGCCACCAGCACCGGGTCGCCGGTGGCCGCGCCGCGGTGGGCCTTCGCCTCCGGGCGGCGGGCAGCCGACGAGGAGCGGGGCCGGGTGGTGGTCACCAACCCGGGCGACGCCGAGGTGACGGTGGCCGTGACCGCGGTGGGCGACGGCCAGGAGGTCCCCGTGCCCGGGGGGCGGGTCACCCTGGCCCCCGGCGCCCGCCACGAGGTGGAGCTGGACGACCTGGAGGGCGCCCGCCTCTCGCTGGTGGTCGAGGCCAGCGGCCCGGTGGTGGCCGAGCGGCGCCTCATGGCCCAGGGGGCGGCCGGCGCCGACGACGAGGAGGGCGAGCAGGGCCGGGGCGCCTCGGTGGCCGTCGGCATCCCGCTCCCCCCCGGCCTGCGCCCCCTCCGCTAG